The sequence TGATTAACGAAGATGTTATCGACGCAGGTCAGGGATTTGGTACTCATCCACATAAGGACATGGAAATCCTGACTTATGTGCTGTCCGGAACTGTCGAGCACCAAGATAGCATGGGTAACAAAGAGCAAATTCATGCTGGCGAGTTCCAGATTATGAGCGCCGGTACAGGTATCCGCCATTCAGAATATAATGGTCGGGATGATCAACCACTGCACCTATACCAAATTTGGATTATTCCAAATAAAACAGGTTTAGCGCCGCGATATGAGCAGCAGATGTTCGACATCCCGCAGGGGCGGCAGCTGGTGCTGTCACCAGATGCCCGTGATGGCTCGCTGAAAGTGTTCCAAGACATGACGCTGTGGCGTTGGGCGCTGAAACGTGAAGAGCAATCAATTTACCAGATTCAAGCAGAGCGCCGCATCTGGATACAGGTAGTGCGCGGTAAAGTGTCCATTAACGGACACCCTGCGGGTACTAGCGATGCATTTGCTATTTGGGATGAAACCGCACTTTCTATTCATGCGGATGAAGATAGTGAAATATTGCTGTTTGATCTGCCGCCAGTTTAAATATTACCGTTCTAACTAAAAGGGTATGCGCATCGCGTAGTACCCTTTTTTTTGCTAGAATGACATCCCGTTTACTCTGCCTCAGTTCATTGATAATGAAGAAAAAAAGGCCAGTGCTACAAGATGTCGCTGATATGGTGGGGGTCACTAAAATGACCGTCAGCCGCTATTTGCGTAATCCAGAACAAGTTTCCGCACTTTTGCAGAAAAAAATCGCGCTGGCACTAGACGAACTGGGCTATATCCCCAACCGCGCCCCCGATATCCTTTCAAACGCGACCAGCCATGCTATTGGTGTACTGCTACCGTCATTGACCAATCAGGTGTTCGCCGAGGTTTTGCGCGGCATTGAGAGTGTGACGGATGCGCATGGTTACCAAACTATGTTGGCGCATTATGGCTATCAGAAAGAGCGTGAGGAGCAGCGGCTGACCTCACTGCTCTCCTACAATATTGATGGCCTGATTCTCTCCGAGCGCCACCATACTGCCCGCACATTGAAAATGATTGAGGTCGCAGGCATTCCTGTTATTGAGCTGATGGATTGTTCTTCGCCATGCATTGATTTAGCTGTGGGATTTAATAACTTTGAAGCCGCGAGGCAGATGACACAGCAAATTATCGCCAAAGGCCATCGATACGTGGTCTATTTTGGCGCGCGTCAGGATGAGCGAACGGTCATTAAGCAGCAAGGTTATGAGCAGGCAATGCGCGAGTCAGGTCTGGTGCCGATGAGTGTCATGACCAGCCGATCTTCATCTTATTCCGCAGGGGCAGAGCTATTGCTTGAGGCACAGGCCAGCTATCCGCAGATTGACAGTATATTTTGCACCAATGATGATCTGGCAATTGGTGCGGTATTTGAGTGCCAGCGTCAGGGGTTATCTATCCCGCATGATATGGCGATAGCCGGTTTCCATGGTCATGATATTGGTCAGTCGATGGTGCCGAAGCTAGCCAGTGTGCTGACCCCACGCGAGAGAATGGGGCAAATAGGTGCCGAGCGTTTGTTGGCACGGCTGCGCGGAGAGGTGGTCACACCCAAGATGGTTGACGTAGGTTTTACCCTCCTCCCCGGCGGCAGTATTTAAGCTTTAGATCACCATCGACAACAACAGACAGCCGACCAATCCGCAGACCGAAATAATAGTTTCCAGCACGGACCATGACTTAAAGGTTTCGACGATGGTCAGGTTGAAGTACTCCTTGAACAGCCAGAAGCCTGGATCGTTAACGTGAGAGAAAATCACGCTGCCGGAACCGACGGCAATCACCATCAGTTCAGGACTGGCACCGGTGGTGGCGATTAACGGAGCCACGATACCGCCTGCGGTAATAGCCGCCACTGTTGCTGAACCCAGCGCGATGCGCAGAACCGCAGCAATGGTCCATGCCATCAGGATTGGTGATAAACCGCTACTATTCATCATGCCGGCGATGTAATGATCAACGCCGCTGTCGACTAAAACCTGCTTGAAAGCCCCGCCACCACCGATCACCAGCAGCATCATGGCGATGATTTTGATGGAGTCGCTCACGGTATCCATCACTGATTCCATTGAACGACCACGGTTTAAACCAAAAGTGAAAATTGCGATCAGCACCGCAATCAGTGTGGCGATAACTGGGTCACCGAAGAACTCTGCATAAGAGAGAATCGGATGGCCTTTCGGCAAAATCATCTCTGCCACTGCCCGCAGTGCCATCAAAATAACCGGAACCAGCGCCGTGCTGACACTCACACCAAAGCTTGGCATCTCTTCGTCGGTGAAAGTTTTCGGGTTATACAGCCCTTCAGGCACTGGCTTATCAATCCCTTTCAGGAAGCGGGCAAATACTGGGCCAGCCAGAATCACCGTGGGGATTGCCAACAGTGTCCCGTACAGCAAGGTTTTCCCCATATCCGCGTGAAAAATGGTGGCAATGGCGGTAGGGCCGGGGTGCGGCGGCAAGAAACCGTGAGTCACCGACAGCGCGGCGGCCATTGGCACGCCGACATAAAGTAGCGGAATACGTGCTGAGGCTGCGATACTGAATACTAATGGTAGCAACAACACGAAACCGACTTCATAGAACAGGGCAAAACCCACGGTGAAGCCAGTCAGTACCACGGCCCACTGGATATGTTGTTTACCGAATTTGTCGATCAGGGTGGTAGCAATGCGTTGAGCGCCGCCACAGTCGGCCAGTAATTTACCGAGCATGGCACCGAAGCCCATGATCAGGGCCAAGCTGCCCAGAGTTCCGCCCACCCCTGCTTTGATTGAACTGACGACTTTATCGACAGGCATCCCTTGCATGACACCGACCGCCAGCGCGACCAGTATCAGGGAGAGAAATCCGTTGAGCTTGAAACGGATCATCAGTAACAGCAGCATGGCAACGCCAACCGCAACAATGACTAATGGCATGGTGTTTCTCCGCTTACGTTAGATATGTATCTATTTTAGTTATATTTTTCAGCCATCTTCACCGGCAGTAGGGGAAGGAAGGTGACCCTTTTTTACTCGTTACACCTAGCCTTTTCGGCCTGTGTGATGGTGCGATTGAGTTGAGTAATGATGTTCTATCCTATGTGATAAAAGTCACATCTCCATTTGTTACCGGTATCATGATACCGGTAACATGGTAAAATACGGAACCATAGAGCGCGGTAAAATTCCCATTCTGAGATAGAGATCAACATTATGGCAGGACATAGCATTATCGTGATGGGCGTATCGGGTAGCGGTAAAACTACGGTGGGAGAAGCGGTGGCCCATCAAATTCATGCCAAATTTATTGATGGTGACGATCTGCATCCTCGCGCTAATATTCAGAAAATGGGCAGTGGGCATCCTCTCAATGATGAGGACCGTATGCCGTGGTTGGAGCGCCTGAGTGATGCGGCCTACAGCCTGAACCATAAAAATGAAACCGGCATTATTGTCTGTTCAGCACTCAAACGCCGCTATCGTGACCGCCTGCGAGACGGCAATCAGGGAATGGTGTTTTTATACCTGAAAGGCAGTTTTGACGTCATTATGGAGCGGCTCAAAGCACGGTCCGGCCATTTTATGCCGACTGATCTGCTGAAAAGTCAGTTTGAAACACTGGAAGAGCCCGGTGCGGATGAGCCAGATGTCATTTGCGTCGATATTGATGTGGATATTGATGAAGTGGTGCGGCGCTGTGTGCTGGCACTGGAAGGGCAGAGTTGAGCTGCTTTCTCATCGCCAAGTGTTGCGAAGTCAAAGCGGGCAGCGTGCCCCGCTTTGGTTATCCGATTTCTGGGTAGTGTTTTATTTGCTCAGATATGCCCGCACGCCATCTAAAAACATCTGTGTTGATAGCATCACCAAAATTAGCCCCATCAGTCGCTCCAACGCACTGACCCCTTTATTCCCCAGCAAGCGCAGGAACAAGTTCGACATCAGCAAAATCGCAGCGGATAAGCCCCAAGCAATCATCAATGCCAGCACCAAGTGGCTGAGTTGATTGGGGTATTGATGTGATAACAGCATCAGCGTCGCTAGAATAGACGGGCCTGCGACTAAAGGAATGGCCAGTGGCACTAAGAAAGGTTCTTCCCCAGCCGATAACCCGGTAACGCTACTTTCTGGTGAAGGAAAAATCATCTTAATGGCGATTAAAAACAAAATGATACCGCCAGATATCGACACGGTTTCTGTTCGCAGATTCAGGAACGCCAGAATCTTCTCGCCAGCGAACAGGAAAATCAGCATCAATCCGAGTGCGATCAGCAATTCGCGGATCAACACCACTCGCCGCCGTTTAGGCTCCAGATGCTTTAGCACCGACATAAAAATCGGCAAATTTCCTAACGGGTCCATAATCAAAAACAGCAACACAGTTGCTGCAATCATCTCTGTCATTATTACCTCAAAATAATCAAAACGACTGGCGTTTCCCGCCAGTCAAAGTCACATATTAGGAAGATTGCTTTGAATCATTCTGGTATCGAATAATTTAACTTGCCACTTTGTCCATATTTTGTAAGGTGGTATGAGGTCTATCTTAGTCAGTCTGCTACATCCTATACAACGTGTAGATGACAAGACAGCCATCCATTAATCGGTGTCACCCTCCAAGGCAGGACAGTAAACATGAAAAACGTTGGTTTTATCGGCTGGCGCGGTATGGTCGGCTCAGTCCTCATGCAACGCATGATTGAAGAACGCGACTTTGACGGTATCCGCCCAGTCTTTTTCTCTACCTCTCAACATGGTCAGGCGGCACCGACATTCACCGGTCAGCAAGGCACGTTGCAAGATGCTTTTGATATTGATGCATTGAGTGCATTGGATATTATTATCACCTGCCAAGGGGGAGATTATACCAACGAAGTTTATCCAAAGCTGCGTAAAGCGGGCTGGCAGGGTTACTGGATTGATGCGGCCTCTTCACTGCGCATGCAAGATGACGCGATTATCATTCTGGACCCGGTTAACCACGATGTGATTAAGCAGGGTCTGGATAAAGGCATCAAGACCTTTGCTGGCGGCAACTGTACTGTCAGCCTGATGCTGATGTCACTGGGTGGTTTGTTTGCTAATAATTTGGTTGAGTGGGCCTCAGTTGCCACCTACCAAGCGGCATCTGGCGGCGGCGCGCGTCATATGCGTGAGTTGCTGACCCAAATGGGCATGTTACATGCGGGTGTGGCAAAAGAGCTACAAGACCCAGCTTCTGCCATTCTGGATATTGAACGTAAAGTGACCGCTGCCACCCGCAGTGGCACCTTGCCGACAGATAATTTTGGTGTACCACTGGCGGGCAGTTTGATCCCATGGATCGACAAAGCACTGGATAACGGCCAGAGCCGTGAAGAGTGGAAAGGTCAGGCTGAGACTAACAAAATTCTGAATACCGGCAGCGTGATCCCGGTTGATGGCTTGTGTGTTCGTATCGGCGCATTGCGCTGCCACAGCCAGGCATTCACCCTGAAATTGAAAAAAGACGTGCCATTACCGGAAATCGAGCAATTACTGGCGACGCACAATGATTGGGTTCGCGTTATCCCGAACGATCGTGAACTGAGTATGCGCGAACTGACCCCTGCGGCAGTCACCGGTACACTGAATACCCCGGTTGGCCGCCTGCGCAAACTGAATATGGGGCCGGATTATCTCTCCGCCTTTACCGTCGGTGACCAGTTGCTATGGGGCGCGGCAGAACCACTGCGTCGTATGCTGCGGATTTTGCTGTGACCCGTAATTCATAATTAATGGATAAAATAATAAAAACCCTGATCTGATGGTCAGGGTTTTTGTTATTCGTAGCAATTAGATAATTTAAATAATTCGTTCATCATCTGAGTTTTCAGGTTATAAGTTCATTGTTGGAATATATAAATCCGTTATAGAATAAATGTTCATATTTTATGATATGTAAGACTGATTATCATTATTTGGTTTTTTTAAAAAAATTGACATTTTTTATTATAATCGCTAGTTTTATTTTCCATTAAATAGCTTAATGGAAGTGGGTTATAATTATAATGATATAGGTATTAACAAATGAATAAAATAGCTGTGTTTGTTTATAACTCTAGTCCAATGTTAGGAAGGGCATTATTTACTCCGATGATATTTGGTTGGAACAAAGAATGTAAATATGTAAAAAAATTAAATCATGACTTGATTGATAGTGGCATAAACTGTACCGTAATACTCGACTCTTCAGAGTCTAATATAGATGAATTAAAGGGAGTCTCTGATTTTATTATTTGCACCCCAGGATTACAAAAACAATTCTATCTTAGTGATTATGATAAAAGAAATGTCCTCTATCTTACTACGTTAGAATATTATTGTAATGATACCGATAGAGTCATTAGATTTCTTAATTCACATGAGGATTTTAATAATTAACATAGGATATGTTTATGACAAACTCTAAAGAATTATTGCGTGAAATTAAAGATGAATTGATTCTTTCTAGAATATCAGGAGGTAATGATGATTACAATCCAGGTCCAAGCATGACCTGGGGAGGAGTAATGGATGTTGTTCGTTCCTGTTCATGGCCTGGTGGTTTTTATGGAGATCCAAACCCAAGCTATACTGGGGGCGGGTTTAGTACACAGAGATAATATTTAAAATAAGACATAATGCTATTTCAGTTAGCATTATGTCTCTTGCTCATTAGGCTTGTAAATATGAATGATATTATATGTTATGATTCTAATTATCTTGGGTTAGTCAAAGAGGAGGGGGTGACTTTTAATTTAGGTCATAAGGAATTTGATTTACTTAATAACTGGATTGAAAATATTTCATTTATCTTAGAAATTGATAAGCGATTGACTAAATTAATAAAAAATGATGATTTATCAACTGATGATATCTTAAGCTATATTTCTGTTTTATCTGAAAAAATTGAGCAGACACTAAATCCGACTTTGTCTGCAATTATTCTTGTTAAGAATGAGGAGCGATGTATTAAAAGATGTATTGATAGTATTGTAAACAGTGTTGATGAGATTATTATCGTTGATACTGGCTCCACTGATAATACTTTAGATATAATCAAAGAAATTGATAATGAGAAAATTATAATTCATTGCATATGTTGGATAGATGATTTTTCTCATGCGAGAAATTTTGCTAAAAGTAAAGCAAGTAAAGATTGGATCATGTTCATTGATGCTGATGAATACTTGGAGGCCATAGATAATAACGAAATAAAAAGAAAGTTACGTATTTTACAAGCTATATCTATAAAAGATGAAATAGTAGCATGCCCATTTATAGCTAATCACAATGGATATAATATTAAGACAGTTCGTAGGATTTTTTTAAATCATACAGATATAAACTATTTTGGATTAGTTCATGAAGAACCAAGGATTGATGGTCGGTTACCATACTATATTTCTATTGATATTAAGTTTTTCCATGATGGATATATGGATGAAGTTGTAAAAAGTAAAGGAAAAACAGAAAGAAACTTATCCCTAT comes from Yersinia mollaretii ATCC 43969 and encodes:
- a CDS encoding pirin family protein, with the protein product MIFLRKAEERGHANHGWLDSWHTFSFADYYDPEFMGFSALRVINEDVIDAGQGFGTHPHKDMEILTYVLSGTVEHQDSMGNKEQIHAGEFQIMSAGTGIRHSEYNGRDDQPLHLYQIWIIPNKTGLAPRYEQQMFDIPQGRQLVLSPDARDGSLKVFQDMTLWRWALKREEQSIYQIQAERRIWIQVVRGKVSINGHPAGTSDAFAIWDETALSIHADEDSEILLFDLPPV
- the gntR gene encoding gluconate operon transcriptional repressor GntR, which translates into the protein MKKKRPVLQDVADMVGVTKMTVSRYLRNPEQVSALLQKKIALALDELGYIPNRAPDILSNATSHAIGVLLPSLTNQVFAEVLRGIESVTDAHGYQTMLAHYGYQKEREEQRLTSLLSYNIDGLILSERHHTARTLKMIEVAGIPVIELMDCSSPCIDLAVGFNNFEAARQMTQQIIAKGHRYVVYFGARQDERTVIKQQGYEQAMRESGLVPMSVMTSRSSSYSAGAELLLEAQASYPQIDSIFCTNDDLAIGAVFECQRQGLSIPHDMAIAGFHGHDIGQSMVPKLASVLTPRERMGQIGAERLLARLRGEVVTPKMVDVGFTLLPGGSI
- the gntT gene encoding gluconate transporter; protein product: MPLVIVAVGVAMLLLLMIRFKLNGFLSLILVALAVGVMQGMPVDKVVSSIKAGVGGTLGSLALIMGFGAMLGKLLADCGGAQRIATTLIDKFGKQHIQWAVVLTGFTVGFALFYEVGFVLLLPLVFSIAASARIPLLYVGVPMAAALSVTHGFLPPHPGPTAIATIFHADMGKTLLYGTLLAIPTVILAGPVFARFLKGIDKPVPEGLYNPKTFTDEEMPSFGVSVSTALVPVILMALRAVAEMILPKGHPILSYAEFFGDPVIATLIAVLIAIFTFGLNRGRSMESVMDTVSDSIKIIAMMLLVIGGGGAFKQVLVDSGVDHYIAGMMNSSGLSPILMAWTIAAVLRIALGSATVAAITAGGIVAPLIATTGASPELMVIAVGSGSVIFSHVNDPGFWLFKEYFNLTIVETFKSWSVLETIISVCGLVGCLLLSMVI
- a CDS encoding gluconokinase → MAGHSIIVMGVSGSGKTTVGEAVAHQIHAKFIDGDDLHPRANIQKMGSGHPLNDEDRMPWLERLSDAAYSLNHKNETGIIVCSALKRRYRDRLRDGNQGMVFLYLKGSFDVIMERLKARSGHFMPTDLLKSQFETLEEPGADEPDVICVDIDVDIDEVVRRCVLALEGQS
- a CDS encoding YhgN family NAAT transporter is translated as MTEMIAATVLLFLIMDPLGNLPIFMSVLKHLEPKRRRVVLIRELLIALGLMLIFLFAGEKILAFLNLRTETVSISGGIILFLIAIKMIFPSPESSVTGLSAGEEPFLVPLAIPLVAGPSILATLMLLSHQYPNQLSHLVLALMIAWGLSAAILLMSNLFLRLLGNKGVSALERLMGLILVMLSTQMFLDGVRAYLSK
- the asd gene encoding aspartate-semialdehyde dehydrogenase, with protein sequence MKNVGFIGWRGMVGSVLMQRMIEERDFDGIRPVFFSTSQHGQAAPTFTGQQGTLQDAFDIDALSALDIIITCQGGDYTNEVYPKLRKAGWQGYWIDAASSLRMQDDAIIILDPVNHDVIKQGLDKGIKTFAGGNCTVSLMLMSLGGLFANNLVEWASVATYQAASGGGARHMRELLTQMGMLHAGVAKELQDPASAILDIERKVTAATRSGTLPTDNFGVPLAGSLIPWIDKALDNGQSREEWKGQAETNKILNTGSVIPVDGLCVRIGALRCHSQAFTLKLKKDVPLPEIEQLLATHNDWVRVIPNDRELSMRELTPAAVTGTLNTPVGRLRKLNMGPDYLSAFTVGDQLLWGAAEPLRRMLRILL
- a CDS encoding glycosyltransferase family 2 protein, which produces MNDIICYDSNYLGLVKEEGVTFNLGHKEFDLLNNWIENISFILEIDKRLTKLIKNDDLSTDDILSYISVLSEKIEQTLNPTLSAIILVKNEERCIKRCIDSIVNSVDEIIIVDTGSTDNTLDIIKEIDNEKIIIHCICWIDDFSHARNFAKSKASKDWIMFIDADEYLEAIDNNEIKRKLRILQAISIKDEIVACPFIANHNGYNIKTVRRIFLNHTDINYFGLVHEEPRIDGRLPYYISIDIKFFHDGYMDEVVKSKGKTERNLSLLRRMILLEPSNLRWRFFYYRDGIDNMNLLDAEVGIKSAVLLNQKDGFVLSNIIIDEFSFALLDVLANNLFRQGKFDDAYVIAEIMNDLNPENSNSFYYKCLIEIVRLKWGIKKLLTETIMYREKNISPQYGMIHSEGYHIDLLISILLFENDYIKQAVKCFDFFDELNFNSNILNNYKEKIMSIKLI